A single Perca flavescens isolate YP-PL-M2 chromosome 2, PFLA_1.0, whole genome shotgun sequence DNA region contains:
- the timm10 gene encoding mitochondrial import inner membrane translocase subunit Tim10, which produces MDPMKAQQLAAELEVEMMADMYNRMTNACHRKCVPPHYKEAELTKGEAVCLDRCVAKYLDLHERLGRKLTELSVQDEEMMRKAAVGSG; this is translated from the exons ATGGATCCCATGAAGGCACAGCAGCTGGCGGCGGAGCTGGAGGTGGAAATGATGGCTGACATGTACAACCG AATGACCAACGCCTGCCACAGGAAGTGCGTACCGCCACATTACAAGGAGGCTGAGCTGACAAAGGGCGAGGCGGTGTGCCTGGACCGCTGCGTGGCCAAATACCTGGACCTTCACGAGAGGCTGGGGCGCAAGTTGACAGAGCTCTCCGTCCAGGACGAGGAGATGATGAGGAAGGCAGCCGTGGGGAGTGGATAG
- the LOC114573562 gene encoding uncharacterized protein LOC114573562, whose amino-acid sequence MQRYRWPGFKMQLLGELQRQQNNAQFCDTLLQTEGISVPTHSCILAALSPYLSQKLSASPSPPSGQKRQIQLQALKAQTLLKLVALLYSGKLEVKGSGEQNDVLSAARQLGITDLVEGQEKGGGEEGEPQENSLGCCREKAEAGGGRNESGEMQDAQVQTEMAEKRDTDSPIEKRSCVSTGTQTVRAGEKMVGSSSTQSGQTKPPTPEPACSEAQSLGFSMSVQCPDVTHDKHLFSTPCLPFSSMHSGARSDGQSTLDRSSDSVTNPTSTSALPSSAMTLPISLNNDSNAPTPQEDGANQQSSEVGDSVQVFTKEGTGLEDGETNGKTAEHRTNIEQPSNRDEMLGKEKGKPTGRRRTHFGIKNMAKMKRMQTIMNATQISVKVKLRRRTRTRTKGEVWEVVSIHDRDESLSVLTSLKQDGSNHKRPQASSEPPPSSVEPGLIHKPETQNLQPAPTDSPEPPPPPPPHSNTTSVSKPLSSDCFAPNQNDGVESVPLPQPPGPAEECDEQIEKLLEDIMMGLNILPNLDRDRDCKKSHYPQPIRDGAPAICQVPVTENEQPQSPMHAAVSAAGCVYYQDFGTQIGHSSTDAGIYCYFTAQNQPSCSSLSSLQPAAVLIQQQQPSSPQYHSSVPAVGERDGTSPQDMPLSKSLNCPYPEAPTTSSVLPTALYSSDQKLLTTVTYYPACQDPSSQVNENILQFLPLTNENGGQSLYPLPCMDDLRLPPCLSPLEQSPSAAEPETTLNDSPHQRDKIPPQPSLHGRPWLTLNHGPLQFPLSAITQGDNKSALLPQDTNLSCRPKQRPKRLELSLRKKDAASWTVEERGAISAGHQNVSEVKLCPVKMKESLESKQSDTQGDATASKKKRTRTSEGDAAAPKKRKRKSTSPLQEASSLLAYQHVKVIDGTKGQINLSVCSVSLSSNNVLAKEREMAASSSNGPHKFAGKPNDPSTITESQKEKTRGPGDLNTDRTRVSTRAFLKKTQEMPSNSGIEHVLKPIVHKAQVVNEPGVFKRGPGRPRKNKVEESPPESSPAIEKISPPAMIGKICSPAIIEKMSSPAIIEKISHNLEKSGLQIDSNLLKEESAKTKRECRKWRRNRREVEEIPLKKAVSAESPVEAQADDKNDVTPEGKKRRAHKRPRRVTLKEFEKLIKRQHSRTRKSQVGRDKKTSGTARDAESEGKACGSRFEELTKQTELDIAQPQNTDGIKESFVLFHVKSDKNHNHISYKSQQDDPNCSTSKETSLFGDGSHPVSSFDVSGDKGAKPLKDPDKAQKACDTGTTQQTAIKVEGSSHRDTYLPQEDKRPLEHDLKLRTPETTGPPRPQTVGFSKSSGCDQAEDEEEEEEVDVLLYSPDKVLQTRECENGLVNMEMTPEEEEEEEEEEEDVNEIDVTGDEAE is encoded by the exons ATGCAGCGGTACCGGTGGCCAGGTTTTAAGATGCAGCTTCTTGGAGAGCTGCAGAGACAACAAAACAATGCCCAATTCTGTGATACCCTGTTGCAAACCGAGG GTATCTCAGTCCCAACCCACAGTTGCATCCTTGCAGCTCTCAGTCCCTACCTGTCTCAGAAGCTGTCCGCCTCCCCGTCTCCTCCATCAGGTCAGAAGCGCCAGATCCAGCTCCAGGCTTTGAAGGCCCAGACCCTGCTGAAGCTCGTTGCTCTTCTGTACTCTGGGAAGCTGGAGGTAAAAGGAAGCGGAGAGCAGAATGACGTGCTGTCTGCAGCCCGCCAGCTTGGGATCACAGACCTTGTTGAAGGACaggaaaagggagggggggaggagggagaacCCCAGGAAAATAGTTTAGGGTGTTGCAGAGAAAAGGCAGAAGCAGGCGGAGGGAGAAATGAAAGCGGAGAAATGCAGGATGCGCAAGTTCAGACTGAAATGGCTGAAAAGAGAGATACAGATTCTCCGATTGAAAAGAGAAGTTGTGTATCCACAGGCACACAGACTGTTAGAGCTGGTGAAAAGATGGTGGGCAGTTCTTCTACTCAATCTGGCCAAACTAAACCTCCAACCCCAGAGCCTGCATGCTCTGAAGCTCAAAGTTTGGGTTTTTCTATGTCAGTGCAATGCCCAGACGTCACACATGATAAACATTTATTCTCCACTCCTTGCCTACCTTTTTCCAGTATGCACAGCGGAGCACGAAGCGATGGACAGTCTACGTTAGACCGATCCTCTGACAGCGTAACAAATCCCACGTCAACTTCAGCTTTGCCCAGCAGCGCGATGACACTCCCCATTTCCCTCAACAACGACTCAAATGCCCCAACACCTCAGGAAGACGGCGCCAACCAGCAGTCATCTGAGGTTGGGGACAGCGTACAAGTGTTCACTAAGGAAGGGACAGGATTGGAGGACGGGGAAACAAATGGCAAAACAGCTGAACATAGAACAAATATAGAGCAGCCAAGCAACAGAGATGAGATGCTaggaaaggaaaaaggaaaGCCTACAGGGAGGAGGCGTACACATTTCGGGATAAAGAACATGGCTAAGATGAAACGGATGCAGACAAtaatgaatgccacacagattTCTGTCAAG GtgaagctgaggaggagaaccAGGACGAGGACCAAAGGAGAAGTGTGGGAGGTTGTGAGCATACATGACCGAGACGAGTCATTGTCAGTTCTTACCTCCCTGAAACAG GATGGCTCCAACCACAAAAGGCCACAGGCAAGCAGCGagcctcctccctcctctgtcgAGCCAGGCCTCATTCATAAACCAGAGACCCAGAATCTTCAGCCTGCTCCCACCGACTCCCCtgaaccaccaccaccaccacccccccacTCCAACACCACGTCTGTCTCCAAGCCTCTCTCTAGTGACTGCTTCGCCCCAAACCAAAACGACGGCGTTGAGTCAGTCCCGCTCCCCCAGCCTCCAGGCCCTGCAGAGGAGTGTGATGAGCAGATAGAGAAGCTGTTGGAGGACATCATGATGGGCCTGAACATCCTGCCAAACTTGGACAGGGACAGGGACTGCAAGAAGTCTCATTATCCTCAACCAATACGTGACGGAGCGCCGGCCATTTGCCAGGTCCCCgttacagagaatgagcagCCGCAGAGTCCGATGCATGCTGCCGTCAGTGCAGCAGGGTGTGTGTATTACCAGGATTTTGGGACACAAATTGGTCACTCGTCAACAGATGCAG GTATCTATTGTTACTTTACAGCTCAGAACCAGCCCAGCTGCTCAAGCCTTTCATCTTTACAGCCGGCTGCTGTGCtaatccagcagcagcagccgagCTCTCCTCAGTATCACTCATCTGTCCCAGCCGTGGGGGAAAGAGATGGAACCAGCCCCCAGGACATGCCACTGTCCAAAAGTCTAAATTGTCCATATCCTGAAGCTCCCACAACAAGCTCAGTCCTACCCACAGCTCTCTACTCCAGCGATCAGAAACTCCTTACTACCGTTACTTATTACCCAGCATGCCAGGACCCGTCTTCACAGGTGAACGAGAACATCCTGCAGTTTTTACCGCTGACGAATGAAAACGGGGGCCAGTCCTTGTATCCTTTACCTTGCATGGATGATTTGCGGCTCCCCCCATGTCTTTCTCCGTTAGAGCAGTCTCCCTCAGCAGCAGAACCCGAGACCACCCTCAACGACTCACCGCACCAAAGGGACAAAATTCCGCCACAGCCATCTCTACACGGGCGACCCTGGCTCACGCTAAACCACGGACCGCTACAATTTCCTCTCAGTGCTATCACTCAAGGAGATAATAAAAGCGCGCTTTTACCACAGGATACAAACCTCAGCTGTCGGCCAAAGCAAAGGCCGAAACGTCTGGAGTTGAGTCTACGAAAAAAGGATGCAGCATCCTGGACTGTGGAAGAGAGAGGAGCAATATCTGCTGGACATCAAAATGTTTCTGAAGTGAAGTTGTGTCCCGTGAAGATGAAGGAAAGTTTAGAATCTAAACAAAGTGACACTCAAGGTGATGCTACAGCGTCTAAAAAGAAGAGAACGCGCACAAGTGAAGGGGATGCTGCAGCGCCTAAAAAGAGGAAGCGAAAGAGCACAAGTCCTCTACAAGAGGCCAGTTCTCTTTTGGCATACCAACATGTGAAAGTCATTGATGGAACAAAGGGTCAAATAAACCTCAGTGTTTGTTCAGTCAGTTTGTCGAGCAACAATGTGCTAGCAAAGGAAAGAGAAATGGCCGCCTCTTCTTCAAACGGGCCACACAAATTTGCGGGGAAACCCAATGATCCGTCAACCATCACAGAAAGTCAAAAAGAGAAAACCAGAGGGCCTGGGGATCTTAACACTGACCGGACACGGGTCAGTACCAGggcctttttgaaaaaaactcaaGAGATGCCAAGTAACTCAGGCATAGAACATGTTTTAAAACCCATCGTCCATAAAGCGCAGGTTGTGAATGAACCAGGAGTCTTCAAACGGGGACCCGGAAGGCCACGGAAAAACAAGGTTGAAGAGAGCCCTCCAGAGAGCTCTCCTGCCATTGAAAAAATTAGCCCCCCTGCCATGATTGGAAAAATTTGCTCTCCTGCTATCATTGAAAAAATGAGCTCTCCTGCCATCATTGAAAAAATTAGCCACAATTTAGAAAAAAGTGGGCTGCAAATTGACAGCAATTTGCTAAAGGAGGAGAGTgcaaaaacaaagagagagtgTAGAAAATGGAGGAGGAATAGAAGAGAAGTGGAGGAAATTCCACTGAAGAAGGCCGTAAGTGCTGAGAGCCCTGTAGAGGCTCAGGCAGATGACAAGAATGACGTGACCCCAGAAGGGAAAAAACGTAGGGCACACAAACGGCCACGGCGGGTCACTCTGAAGGAGTTTGAGAAGCTCATCAAACGCCAACACTCGAGAACAAGGAAGTCCCAAGTAGGCCGGGACAAGAAAACGAGTGGAACTGCAAGAGACGCAGAAAGTGAAGGAAAGGCATGTGGGAGCAGATTTGAAGAATTAACCAAGCAGACGGAATTGGACATTGCGCAGCCTCAGAACACGGACGGGATTAAAGAGTCTTTCGTGCTCTTTCATgtcaaaagtgataaaaatcaCAATCACATTTCCTACAAATCGCAGCAAGATGACCCAAACTGCTCTACTAGTAAGGAGACCAGTTTGTTTGGGGACGGGTCCCATCCGGTGTCTTCCTTTGATGTCTCGGGAGACAAGGGGGCCAAGCCACTGAAGGATCCTGATAAAG cacAAAAAGCCTGTGATACAGGTACAACACAGCAGACTGCTATCAAAGTCGAAGGCTCGTCTCACAGGGATACCTACCTGCCCCAAGAAGACAAAAGGCCTTTGGAGCATGACTTAAAGCTCCGGACGCCCGAGACAACTGGTCCACCTCGGCCACAAACGGTTGGCTTCAGCAAGAGCTCGGGCTGCGATCAAGCagaagacgaggaggaggaagaggaggtggaCGTTCTGCTCTACTCCCCAGACAAAGTGCTTCAGACCAGAGAGTGTGAGAATGGACTCGTCAACATGGAAATGactccagaggaggaggaggaggaagaggaggaggaggaagacgtAAACGAGATTGATGTAACTGGAGACGAGGCAGAGTAA